The genomic interval TCACAGGGCTTAACTTAACAGACGTGGACGAGACGTCAGGAACCAGAGTAGTGTTAAAAAACTTTTGATCGGGTACTTACCATCCGGTTGACGCTAAGGAACATTCGAAAAATAAAACAGATAAATTCTCCGAACAATATTTCCTGTCGGGCACACGTAGAGACGCGCTATAGCACGTCTCTACAGACCAGAACAGGAGAGACTGGATTGGAAAATGTTTACAACTTATTCTTTTGCCGTTCCTAAAATCATAAGAACAACCCCGGGTGTACTGTCGGCGCAATCCGTTTCATTAAAAGGTTTCAAACATGCTGCATATAGGCATTATCGGTGGATCTCAAAAACAGATTGATACCTTACTGGCCATCCATAACACCAATAAAGTCCCCTTTTTTTCCAGATCAAATGCTGTCATTTCCGTGATTGAAGCGGAGGAATCCGCAGAGGAATTGCTGATTGATGCATTGTTTTATGTGTCGCCAGTCAGTCATCTGGAACATGATTCAAAGCAGGCGAGAGCGTCCATGAAATGGATCCGGGGACTCCGGAACTACTCCTCTTATGGCGTCCGGAAAACGATACGAGGTTGTCACCATCTGTTGATCGGAGACATTCCACAGTATTTGAACCAGATCAAAAAAATGGATATAGATCTGTTTGTTCATTTTCAGGAGAACCCTGAATGGCAAATCGTCGACAGCATAGAACTCTTGTTCCATAAGAGGGACTTGATTGAAATGCCCGAGATCCATTCTGTGACAGATTCCTCCAAAAACACGCGTCAAGCCTCAACGAATGTCCGTATCCCTGTCAGTGAAATCGATACAGTCCGGTTTCAGGAAAACGGGGATAATGAGAAGGCGTCCTTGAACGAATCATCGCCCCGGTTTCATTCGGTGCGCCTGAAAGATCAGGAAGGAGCCCAAACGATTGCGGAACTGAAGGGTGTGGATATTCCGTTTCAAAATATCACCTCCCTGACTTTCAAGCAAAAAGGCCAGGGCAGGATGTCCCTGCCCGTTGATTCAATCCAGGCCTTGAAATCCGGGAAACACAACGTTTGGGCGCTGGAATTATTCGAATTGTGGAAAATCCGGGAAAAAGTATGTGCTTCGGGGACATTTCAGTTACGTCTGGACGCGACAGCCTTCAAAGACCTGGTCATTGATGAGGCTTCCTATCTGCCGATCAGATTGAATCATGCTCTTTCGCGGGTCAACCGCCGGTGTGAAGCGCAACAATGGGACAAGTACATGGAATTCCGGACCTTCAGTCTTCAGGAACGTCCTGTTTTGATCGCGCTTGACGCGGATTTGGCGGCCATCCTGGTGAAACAGATCGGGAACATCGGGTTCAAGGATGTACGGATCATTACCAATGATGATGAACTCGGGCAGACACTGAATGAATGCCATCTCTTCAATGAAAATCAGGAGTTTTCAACCACAGTCAAGTTTCCTACCTTAATCACGACCCAGGCTCGACAAGCGCAGATTAAACAACAATATCCGGCAATCCAATGTTATGGAATTCCCGGGTTTGACCTCATTGATCCCAAAAATATCGGGCAAAACGCGGAACGGGAACTTTTAAAAAATGAAGTCGAAAACAAGATTCAGAGTCTCCTGCAAGAGGCTGAAAACAACCCCTTGCAGACGTTTTACCTCAAAATCGTTCATCTGTTCATGATGTACCAGCTTGAGGAAAATACCACTGATATCATCGCCAAACTGCAGAAACAGACGGAACATTTTATTGGAAATTTATCCAGACTGTTTCAGGCGGAAGCCCGGAAAATTCAGGAACAGAAGAATCTAAAACTGAAAATAGAGGCTAAAATCAAAGAATTGAACGCGGAGATTACCAAATTAAACCTTGCGATCACTGAGGCGGAACAAAAAATCAAAAAACTGGATGGAGCTTTGCAGCAAAAAAAGGCCCTGACGGATCAAATGGCTGAACAGGAACATACCGTGAATGATCTCAAAGACCAAATCAGCGCGACAATCCTGGAACAGGAAAAACTGAAACTGGAAGTCGAGGCCGACCGTGCGGATCGTGAGCAAACTACTCTGCAACTGGAAGAACTTAAAAAAAAGTATGATGATTTGTTGTTCCAGCACGAAAAAAATAAAGTGATTTTCGGTACGCCGGAGCAGGTCGCAAGAATCAAAAAACAGATTCAAAAATTCCCTGCACGGAAACAGTCGCTGGAGGACCAGATTGCGGCAACTCAAAATATGCTCGACACACTGTCTGTTGCGGTGAAGCAACTCAACGGAACACAAAATAAATGTGCTCAACTCGAAACGCGTCTGAAAAATGAGAAGCATACCCTGGAACAGTTATCCGAAAAAGTGGAAGTCACCATGGGAAAACATGAACGGGCCTTGAAGGCGTTTCTGTTGCATCATGAGAAGGTTACAAGCCGTTTGAATCTGGTTCAGGAAGCCTTGAATAAACTGAACCTCCGCTATCAAAAACTCAGCACCGATCTGATGGGGCGTGAATCGGCCTACCAACAGGAAAAGAGCCATGCTGAGTCGTTTGGTCAAAAAATTCTGAACTGGATCAGAAATATCGGGGACATCAGTGAACTGGGCGAAGGGCTTTCCACTCTGGGAAACGAGGCCGATGTGGGCTTGCGGGAAATTAAAGAACTGATTGAGATGATCAATAAATTGATGACTCTGCGGAAAATTCAGGATGCCGACCAGTCCCTGGTAACAGATGTCATGGCGACCCTGGAGAAAAATTTCACTTTTTATCATTTGCCGCAACTGGAACAACTGGAGGCTCCGCTCGTTTTTATCGGGGACAAGATGAATTATCCTGTTTTCACCAACAAGTTACTGTCCATGGTTCAGGCCAATGAACAAAAGGGCGTCACGTTGAACTGGGATCGGTTTGAACATACCAATGTCTCATTTTCCAAACAGATCATCCTGCTCGACCTTTCAGATCGGGCCGACGATGAAGAACTTCATGCGAAAGTCGGTGAGTTTTGCATGCAACTGGCGTTGCAAAACTTTATGATCATCCTGTTACCTGATGAAGTTCTCTTTGACCCTAAATGGCAGGTCTTCAGAAGCATGTCACTCTGCCTTCCCGCAAAACATCTGGACACCTTTCTGGCACCGCCCTTGTTCCAATGGATGCAAAACATCCAAAAATGGAATGCGCTGTAGACCCCTCATTTTCCTCCATTGTAATTAATTTTTTTCCTCCCGGCTAAAATAGATTTTTTGGCATGGTCTTTGTTATATTCTGTCCTGAAGGTCAGATGTTGTCCTGAATCTCATATCCTGTATTGCTTTTATGCAATAAAACAGGTTATAGCTAACATGATGTGTTCCGGGTTTCTGATTCCCGATGTTTTGTAAAAACCTCATCGAACCAGTCCTGATCACATCACAAACGCAGGAGACAGACTCCACGTATTGAGCATTCTTCAACTGGAATGCGGAAATATTGAATAACCTTTTGCAATAAAAACGATATGTCCAAGAAAGCTTTGGTAATGGATGATTCACCGATTATCCGGAAAATGTTGACACATGGCCTGACCCGTTCGTTTGGCTTTGAGGTCATTGAAGCCGAAAATGGTCAGGATGGATTGACAAAGACCTCCCAACACGAGTTTGATTTGATTTTTTCCGATATCAATATGCCGGTCATGACGGGGGTAGAATTTCTTGAAAAGTTCCGTAGCACCAACACCACAACCCCGGTGTTCATGCTTACCTCGGAAAAAGAAGATGTTTACAAACAAAAATGTCTGGATTTAGGAGCAACCGATTTTTTCAAAAAGCCGTTCAAACCAAATACCATCGAAGCCGCGTTGAAACAACTTCTGGAGGGGTGATCAGGCTGATTCATCAATTGCCAGACTTCTGGTTCCCATGCTCTGCGTCAAGGCTGTTAAGTTAAGAAATTACCTGCGAGAAAATCCCCCTTTTCAAAGGGGGCATGGGGGATTTAACGCTCAGAGTTACATCCCCCTAACCCCCCTTAAACCAAGGGGGAATTGGTGCCAGTGACTTCACAGGGCTTAACTTAACAGACGTGATGCTCTGCGTGGGAACCTCCGGGGGCAATGTCGTCAACTTAAGGCGTTCTGCGCCGGGGAAGCCCTCTTTTCAAAGGGGGCTTGGAGGATTTAACGCTCAGAATTACATCCCCCTAACCCCCTTGAAACAAGGGGGAATTGAAACACAGCACCATTCAGAATGCTTAACTTCTAACACCTGAAAACAAATGGGTATAGTCATTGAACTGAGAGACTACAAAGACAATAGTGACAGTGGCGACTTGCCGTTAGGCAAAGACAGCTTTCAGGAAGTGACAACGGCCAGACAGTTGGTCGCGTTTGTCAAAAAGACTGAAGGCAGTTGCGCTCTGACGATCAATTTGCCCAAAGTTGAATTGGCTAAAGCCATTCCCCAATTGGTTGAGTTACTGCACAAAAGCAATCCGGCAATCCAGAAGCATGTGCTGGAAATCCTTGGCAATATGGGAATGCCGGAAGTCGTTCCCCACATCATTCCTTATTGTTTTCAACCAGACCCCTATCTCAAAGCCCAGGCAGTCAAGTCGCTCGAACTGTTGGGGCAACCGTCGGCGATCCTGCCCTTGAAAGATTTGCTCAATGATAAAAATCAACGCATTCAGAAAATTGTCAGGAATGCCTTGAGTAAACTCATCAGCAATGAATTTTTGTTGACGATGGTCAGCAACGAAGAAGAAAAATCAGGAATTTCTACAGAAGAAACATTCTTTGAGCTGATTTCTATCTTCAATGAAGAAGAATTCCATAATTTGTCTCCCGGCACAATGAAGTCAATTATTGAATTCTTCCGTAAAAATCATGAGAAAGCCCGACGAACCGAAGAAAAACTCCTGCAAAAGCAATGGGAAGCCGATGCGGTAACGCAAAAATTATTTGAACTGCAACAGCAGTTGAAACAGAAATACTCTGAATCCAGACTGGAACTCGATCTTTTCAGGAAAAGTATTTTGTCCCACACCGAAGAGCGGCATCTCTTACCGGGGGTGATCGACACTCAAAGTCATGAGTTGGAGCAGTTACATACACGTTTTGATGATCTTACCCGTGAAAACGCTGACGCCAAACTTGAGATTTCAAAGTTGCTGGCCACGCTTGAAGAGCAAAGGTCACAACACAGGGCATCCCTGGCAACCCGGGAAACAGAAGCCGAGGCGGATGAAATCGGGTTGGAGCAAGCCTTAACCGCATCTCTCGAAGAAAATGAAACAGAAAATGAGGATGACGAACTAGAGCTGGAAGAGTCTTTAGGCGCTCTTGATTCAGCCTCCGACAACGAATTGACAGCGGAACATTTTGATCCGGGCATTGTAATCTTTAATGAAGAAATCCTGGACGATCTGCTACTCAATGATCAAGCCCTTGAGTCCAGTGCACCGGCCAAACGGATGTTGTCTGAAAAAATTGTGATGGTCGAGCAAAATCATGATGCGTCAGACTACCTCAAAAGTTTGTTGAGATATGCCGGCTTTTCCAACATTGTGGTGTTTCATGATGGCCGACTTGCTTATGAAACAATCCGTCAATCCCATGATACCATCAGCCTGATTCTGACGGCACGGTCTATTCCGCAAATGAACGGTCTGGAACTGTTAACCAAAGTGCGATCGTTTGAACAGGAAGACGGCTTGAAACCCTGTCCGGTGTTGATGATCACTGAAGATCTCAACACCTACAAAGTCAATGAACTCCACAAAGCCGGAGCAGCCGAAGTATTTCCAAGGTTATTTATTCCTGAAAACTTCGTTGACAGGGTTATTCACCATTCTGGCGCCGAAAAGGCCTTGAGTGCTTCGAATCTGACCCTGGAGGCGGCCAAAGAAGAACTGCTCAATCTTGCTAAAACCTGTCAAGTCCAGTTTTGTAAAACCACTAAAAAACGCATCACCCTGTCTGTCAAATTCCCTCAGGATCTTCGTGCCGCGCCAACACGCATTCCCGGATTTCAGGAGATTTTTAAAACACTCATCGAATTCAGCATCGTTTCCGCGGTAAACCGCTCAACAGTCACTCTGCATTTCAAATCAACGGACTCATCCCGCGATTCAGTATTCCAGTTGAACGCCAGTTTTATTCCAGACAAAGGGAACACTTTTCTTTCTCTGGAAAATCAATTCAATGATTTAGAGGACGTTGCCTCTGGAGAATTGAAAGAAGTTCAGAACACGGATACCCTGGGACAAAAATTCATCCAGATCACACTGGCGTTCTCACAGCAGGGAATGATTCAATCCACTAAAGATGGACGTCACTCCAGTGAAGACTTCGATGATGAAGAAGTCTTTGATTTACTGGACGATCTGGAAGAAGACGGAAGCGATATCCAGAAAATTGTCTCCTCCCTGCATAAACTTTGTGAGGAAGAACCGTTCCGGTTGTTTTCAGTATTGGACTATCTCCATGATGGCCATTTCGAACAGGCTCACCGGGAAATTTTAGAAATGTTGCAGAAGTTGGACAGGGTCGATATCATCCCCTATTTAATCCGGCGTTTTCCTCAACTGCACAAGGAATACAAGCTGTGGACACTGTCCTTCATTGCTGAAAAAGATCTCAAAGCAGGACTGTACTTTATCATCAGTGTTCTCCGGGACGAGGATGAAGAAGTTCGGCATCGGGTTCTGTCGGTTCTGCTCAAGCATTTTGACGCGTCTTTTCTGCACCTGTTGATGCATTCTTTTGTCCGTACCTTCCACCTGCCACGGACGATCAAACAGACCGATATCCTCAGACGCCTTCCGCCAAAGGAACGCTCGGCGTTTTTTCAGGTTCTGTTGTACAATGAATCCTTTGAACTATCGGTTCCGTTCCTGTTCGGCTATCTGGACGCGGCGGCGCCCTATGAACAAGAATCGATTTACACTGCGTTGGCGGCCCAGGAATCGCTGGCGTATCTGGCTGAAGAACAGACAGAAATTCTCAAAAACCATTTTGAACAACAGCACGTTCTGCGACGTTTGCCTCGAATCACCTTGAGTTTGTTGCTGTCCACCAAGGCCGATCTGCTGAAATGGTTGATGAAACAGATCAAGCCCGCTCATTGGGTCGAAGTCTTCAAAGCAAGATTTGTGAAAGACATCAAATCAGGCTGGGAAGCCATGGGCATGTTTGTTCAGGAGGGAATGCAGGAAATACTCGATCATATCGTCCAGGCCGATGAATTGCTGGAAGCTGAGACTCTGGCAGAAGATCAGGAAAAAGAGATTTATCGAATGCTTCACATGAGTAAAGGCATTGCCTTGAGTCTGGACCTGGAAATATTGGTCGCACTCTATCATTATGTGGAAGATCTGTGGTCCCATACCTTGAACAGGGACGACATGGATTTGGCAGAGTTGGACACTTTTAAAAAGCACTATAAATGCTTGCTCGATGTGACAAAAGCCGCTTCACGGATCTTGCGTCTGGCTGAACATGACGACTCCTTCCTGCGTGAAAAAATCGCGCTCAACAGTGTTTTCCCGAGAATGCAGCACCTCTTCAATAAATTGACAACGATGCTGAGAAAAAAAGCAACGTTGACCCTGCTCGAAGAAAAAGAGTTTTACCTGAACCCGAATTTGCTGAATTCCTTGAATGAGATGCTTATTCAATTATTAAAAAACAGTGTGGACCATGGTGTGGAACTGAGTGAAGCCCGTCTTCGGGCCGGGAAATCTGAGGTTGGTGAAATTCAGTTGAGAATTGGTGAAAACAACGGGAACCTTCAGATCATTGTTTCTGATGATGGCCAGGGACTTCAAATTGAGAGAATCGCAAAAAAATGTATTGAGAAAAATTTGTTGACTGAAGCTCAGGCAACGGCTCTTCTGACAGACCCTGCCAGACACCATGAACTGTATGAGTTTATTTTTGCGTCTCAATTCAGCACAGCTCAAACCACCTCTGAGGTTTCCGGACGAGGCGTTGGTATGGATATCATCAAATCAGAATTGAATGACATGGGTGGAACGATCGCTATCGAATCAAAAGCCGGAATCGGCAGTTCCTTCATTCTTCAAATCCCCTTGCAGGAAAATCAAATCGTAACTGAAGCCTGAACAATAGTAAGCGTTCAGCCGTCAGTTATCAGTACGATATTTTTTGCTATTGAGTTATAATGCTTCTGAAGCGTATAAACACTGAAAGCTGAATAATGAAAGCTGAACGCTTACGAACAATATTCTGTTCAGGTGTCAGTTTGACACCAAATCAATAGGAGAAATATGCTACCCACTACTGAAAAAAAAAATGACCGTATTACAGCACGAGTGCCTACAGATATACGCGAACGTCTGATAGAAGCCGCAGCGTTTTCTGGAGCGACCCTGAACCAGTTTTTAATCCAGGCCGCAATTGAAAAGGCCAACACAATCCTTGAAAAAGAACGGATCATCCATCTCTCTTATCATGATGCGGAAGTATTTTTTAAGGCACTGGAAAATCCCCCCAAGCCCAATCAACGTTTACGGAAAGCCATAACAAAATATAAAGATTCAGGCCTCTATGAACCCGTTCAAGATTGAGCTACTGACAACAAAACATCACAAACAGAAATTTGATTGTGGTGTGAAAGAACTTAATCATTACCTTCAATCAATGGCATCTCAACATGCCACTAAAGGAATTTCCAGAACTTTTGTTCTCGTACATCCTCAGGAACCAGAGAATATCCTGGGGTTTATCACTCTGTCCATCTGTGAGATTAACGCTCAAATACTTCCAACGCAGTTCGCCAAGAAGTTTCCCTCTAAAGTTCCTGGCGCAAAGATTGGTCGATTAGCCATCTCCCGAAAACATCAACGACAAGGATTAGGAGAACTCTTGATGCTTCATGCAATGAATCAAACGCTTCTGGTTCATCATGTCTTTGGCCTTACCGGAGTATTAGTTGATGCTAAACATGAACAGGCACAACAGTATTACATCCGCTATGGATTTATCCCATTACCCCAAATACCACTGACGTTATTTCTTCCGATAAAAACTCTCTTGGAAGCATTTAAATGAACAATCGCAATTGTTCGAGAAAGCCAACAGGGAAAACGCAATGACTAATAAAGTTATCGATCTGTACCACTACAGAGATCCATCCTCCACCATGGAGACTGTCCTGACGCTTTTGTCGAAATGGTCACAAAAATCCCGGGAGCAGGCAAACCTTGATCATTTGAGATTAAGGAGCCTCCTGCCAGCCCTGTTTCTGGAATTCAACCATTATGAAATGGAGCTCAGAATCAAAGTGATCGATCTGCTGGCACAGGCTCAGATTTCAGAAGCTGTGCCCTTTCTGGTTGCCTATCTGAGTGATTCTGACCCGGAAATGAAAGCAAGTGTAATTCAGGCCCTGGGCGTGCTGAAGAATCACTTTGCGGTTCTGCCTTTGAAAAACGCCTATGATCATGAATCCCCGGAACTCAGGCAGGAGATTCTCAAAGCACTGAGCCTGCTGGTGGACGATGTGTTCTTTTCTCATTTTTTGGGGAGTGATCCAAATCTGAACAGAATTACGATTGCCATGGAACTTCTGGACATGCTCTCGTCCGAAAATCAGCAATTACTATCTCCCCGGGGATTCAGAATGTTCCTGGATCAACTGCTTCCACATTTTTTAAAAATCCGACGTGCGGATTTTGATGTAAAAACATTAAAACAGACCATAAACACACTCGAAAATGAATTACATACGCATCATGATCAACATGAGCGTGCCCTTGAAACAATGAAATTCCAAATGAAAATCCAGCATTTGCAGTTACAGGGTTTTCTGGAAGTTCCTTCTGCCCGGGATGTTTTGGAAAGTGACGCGCCTGTTGAGGAAAAACCGTACCCTGTGCAACCTCAAAAGTTTTTGAGTTTGAAGGAGGTGATTATTCAGGCAAACAAAAGTGTCCTTGAAGAAGACACCCGTAACAATGTGAGGAAAAAGGTAACCTTTACCAAAACGCTACAGCTCGAACCTTCGATGGCTGAGAACTTACTGTTGCTTCTGAAACACCTCATGAGCCTGGCAAATTCAATTGCGAGACCAGACCGGAAGGTTCAGATCCGGATCAATGACATACACGCGGATCAACCTAGCACTTCCACTATTATCACGATGAAAGGAACCGCCGTTGATCCAACCTCACTTGAACGTTTGATCTCAACCCATCCCGTGTATCAGGAACTGAAAAGAACGGTTTCTTTTCTTGGCTGGACAGTAGACAGAACCATGGATCGTGGTGATTTCTGTATCACGATTCAGGTAAAATCTCCCTCTTCAACTTTACCTTGAAAACAATAAGGAATTGTAAAAGAATCAATTGTAAAAGTTTGCTCGTGCCCTACGTCCCGTTCAGGGCTGTTAAGTTAAGAAATTACCTGCGAGAAAATCCCCCTTTTCAAAGGGGGCAGGGGGATTTAAAGCTCAGAATAACATCCCCCTAACCCCCTTAAACCAAGGGGGAATTGGTGCCAGTGCCTTCACAGTGCTTAACTTAACAGACGTGTACGTCCCGTGGTTCCTAACCAGAAAGTTTTCCCTGTTATTTTTTGAACGTTCCTAACAGTTGTTTCCTATGATTGAGCACAAAATTATCATTGTTGATGATGAAATGATCATCCGGCATATGATAGAAAAAAAATTATCAGATCAGGGTATTGAGGTGCTTCAGGCAACCGATGGACTCAGTGGACTCCAATTGATTCTTGAACATCCTGAGGTCAAACTTATTGTGACTGATTATAAAATGCCCCGGATGGATGGTTTTACCATGCTGAAAAAAGCCAGAGAGATCCGCTCGGACTTTCGTTTTATTCTGATGTCCGGTCATGCTCAAGGAGGCGATATTATTGATGCCTTGAGGTTGTCTGCCAGTGATTTTTTTATTAAACCGTTCAATTTGGGGACTTTTTCGACATCCATCAAACGCAATTTGATTGAAATCGAGCAGGAAGCCACACAAAAGCACCTACAGGAACAATTGCTCCAGTCTGCCAAATTGGCTTCCATCGGGGAGTTAGCCACTGGAATTGCTCATGAAATAAATCAACCACTGTCCTATATCAGCGGCCATGTTCAAACACTTCTGGAAGATATTGAACTGGAAGATGTCACCTTGAAGGAGGTTTATGCTTTAATGAAAGAGTTCGAAAAACGCATCGGGCGAATCAACTCCATAATATCCCATCTCCGCTTCTTTGGTCGTGAGCACGGATCAACATTCAGTGAGACAAATCTGGTCGATGTTTTCGAAAGCTGTCTGCTACTCCTCAACGAAAAAATTCGCCTCAGAAGCATTGAACTGAAATTTGAACACAGTGAAAATCTGCCTTTGATCAAAGGAAATTCTCATCAGTTGGAGCAGGTGTTGATCAACTTGTTCCAAAATGCCATTGACGCTCTGGAACATCGAAACGATGGGCGCATCACCGTTCAAATCAACCATCATCCTGAAAAGGAGGTCATTGAGATACGCTTTACAGACAATGGAAGCGGCATTTCACCCAAGGATTTAGGTCACATTTTTGATCCGTTCTTCACGAAAAAACCGGTAGGAAAGGGGACGGGTCTCGGGCTATCCATCTCGTTTGGCATCATCCAGGCCCATCGGGGAACCATTGTCTGTGAGTCGGAACTCAATAAGGGAACCTGTTTCATCATCACCTTACCGACACCAACGGATCGAGAACAGACAGACTAAGGGGCCGCCAAACGTAGAGACGGGTTTGAAACCCGTCTCTACCGGTTATTTCTTTATGCCCCCTAAACCTGAAGGCAATGATTGATTTTATGACAGAATTTTAATCTTGTGAATGTGCCGTCAATCATTATTCTGACGCCCTTGATTATTTCCGGGGTAACGTTCACGTTTGTTACGTTAAGCACTGTGAAGGCACTGGCACCAATTCCCCCTTGGTTTAAGGGGGTTAGGGGGATGTTATTCTGAGCTTTAAATCCCCCATGCCCCCTTTGAAAAGGGGGATTTTCTCGCAGGTAATTTCTAACTTAATAGCCTTGAGGGTAACGCGTGTGTCTCCTGATTCATCTTTCGTCAGTTTTTTTACATCAATCTGGTTCGGGAATTGTTCCAGCCAAGAATTATGATCTATTTTTTCAATGATTGTCTGATAATAAAATGAAAACACAGACCGCCTCAGATCCCTATTCCTTTGACCGTATTTCTCCTGCTCCTGTTTCCGCTGACCAATGCACAGATTGCCGTAGCTATTTAATCTCTCTTTCTTTTTTCGCGAACGTAATTTTTGTGGTGATAGAAGGGTTTGTTGGAATCATGGCCGGTAGTCATGCCCTGGTCGCGGGCGCACTGCATTCACTGTCAGACACCACCACTTTTGGCCTGAATTATTTTGAGGATCGGCGGCATTTAGCCAACGTACAAAAGGTGAATCCGGGCATCAATGTTTTCATGGGTGTCACCATGTTCATCGCGGGGGCCTGGATATGTGCCCGCAGTGTGTCGGCTCTTGTGATCAATGACCCCTATCGTCCCGGACTCATGGGGCTTTCGGTCGCGGCGATTTCAGTCGGCCTCAACTGGTATCTGTGGAATTTATCAAAATGTGTCTATGAAAATCACAAAGACCAGCGCGTCAACATCTGCAAGATTCAAAACACCCTCAATTTTTTTTCAGCGGTATTGACACTGACTGGCGTTTTGCTGGCTGATCTTGGTTTTGTATTTTTTGACCCCCTGTTTGCCGTTTTTATTGCTCTCACCATGATTTTCGCTTCCTCGTCCATCCTGCGAGAGACCTTTGGGGCCGATGATAATTTTACGCCGAAATCCAGGATGGTGATTTATCTGGTCATAGCCTTCCATGCCGCAATCATTATATTCTTTGTGACGGCTACAACCATCAAAGTCCTTGATAGCCGCAATGTGATTCTTATTCCTTCAGAAGGCACAACGCTCGATAGCAAAATAGATTCCAGGCTGGGAAGATCCAACTATTTTATCATTTACGATATTCGCACTGACAGTGCTGTCACTGTGATCAATACAGACCGGAATGTCGAAGGGGACGTGAGCCACAACTTAATTGGTGTGATCGATGAGTACAACGTCGGTGTTGTGATCGCGCCGCATGTTGGCAAAGAAGTGTTTGATAAACTGGTATCAAAAAAGACAGCGATGTATTATGACGGTCACAATGTCACTGTCAACCAGGCCTTGCAGGATCAACAATCCGGACTTCTGGAGCAGGCTACAATCAACAACGTGGATCGTGGCTATGGCCGTAATGTTGTCAAATGGCTCAGTGTCTGGTAAGTACTCGACCATAAATCTTTAACCA from SAR324 cluster bacterium carries:
- a CDS encoding response regulator; the protein is MSKKALVMDDSPIIRKMLTHGLTRSFGFEVIEAENGQDGLTKTSQHEFDLIFSDINMPVMTGVEFLEKFRSTNTTTPVFMLTSEKEDVYKQKCLDLGATDFFKKPFKPNTIEAALKQLLEG
- a CDS encoding HEAT repeat domain-containing protein, yielding MGIVIELRDYKDNSDSGDLPLGKDSFQEVTTARQLVAFVKKTEGSCALTINLPKVELAKAIPQLVELLHKSNPAIQKHVLEILGNMGMPEVVPHIIPYCFQPDPYLKAQAVKSLELLGQPSAILPLKDLLNDKNQRIQKIVRNALSKLISNEFLLTMVSNEEEKSGISTEETFFELISIFNEEEFHNLSPGTMKSIIEFFRKNHEKARRTEEKLLQKQWEADAVTQKLFELQQQLKQKYSESRLELDLFRKSILSHTEERHLLPGVIDTQSHELEQLHTRFDDLTRENADAKLEISKLLATLEEQRSQHRASLATRETEAEADEIGLEQALTASLEENETENEDDELELEESLGALDSASDNELTAEHFDPGIVIFNEEILDDLLLNDQALESSAPAKRMLSEKIVMVEQNHDASDYLKSLLRYAGFSNIVVFHDGRLAYETIRQSHDTISLILTARSIPQMNGLELLTKVRSFEQEDGLKPCPVLMITEDLNTYKVNELHKAGAAEVFPRLFIPENFVDRVIHHSGAEKALSASNLTLEAAKEELLNLAKTCQVQFCKTTKKRITLSVKFPQDLRAAPTRIPGFQEIFKTLIEFSIVSAVNRSTVTLHFKSTDSSRDSVFQLNASFIPDKGNTFLSLENQFNDLEDVASGELKEVQNTDTLGQKFIQITLAFSQQGMIQSTKDGRHSSEDFDDEEVFDLLDDLEEDGSDIQKIVSSLHKLCEEEPFRLFSVLDYLHDGHFEQAHREILEMLQKLDRVDIIPYLIRRFPQLHKEYKLWTLSFIAEKDLKAGLYFIISVLRDEDEEVRHRVLSVLLKHFDASFLHLLMHSFVRTFHLPRTIKQTDILRRLPPKERSAFFQVLLYNESFELSVPFLFGYLDAAAPYEQESIYTALAAQESLAYLAEEQTEILKNHFEQQHVLRRLPRITLSLLLSTKADLLKWLMKQIKPAHWVEVFKARFVKDIKSGWEAMGMFVQEGMQEILDHIVQADELLEAETLAEDQEKEIYRMLHMSKGIALSLDLEILVALYHYVEDLWSHTLNRDDMDLAELDTFKKHYKCLLDVTKAASRILRLAEHDDSFLREKIALNSVFPRMQHLFNKLTTMLRKKATLTLLEEKEFYLNPNLLNSLNEMLIQLLKNSVDHGVELSEARLRAGKSEVGEIQLRIGENNGNLQIIVSDDGQGLQIERIAKKCIEKNLLTEAQATALLTDPARHHELYEFIFASQFSTAQTTSEVSGRGVGMDIIKSELNDMGGTIAIESKAGIGSSFILQIPLQENQIVTEA
- a CDS encoding DUF1778 domain-containing protein, which codes for MLPTTEKKNDRITARVPTDIRERLIEAAAFSGATLNQFLIQAAIEKANTILEKERIIHLSYHDAEVFFKALENPPKPNQRLRKAITKYKDSGLYEPVQD
- a CDS encoding GNAT family N-acetyltransferase, which translates into the protein MNPFKIELLTTKHHKQKFDCGVKELNHYLQSMASQHATKGISRTFVLVHPQEPENILGFITLSICEINAQILPTQFAKKFPSKVPGAKIGRLAISRKHQRQGLGELLMLHAMNQTLLVHHVFGLTGVLVDAKHEQAQQYYIRYGFIPLPQIPLTLFLPIKTLLEAFK
- a CDS encoding HEAT repeat domain-containing protein; this translates as MTNKVIDLYHYRDPSSTMETVLTLLSKWSQKSREQANLDHLRLRSLLPALFLEFNHYEMELRIKVIDLLAQAQISEAVPFLVAYLSDSDPEMKASVIQALGVLKNHFAVLPLKNAYDHESPELRQEILKALSLLVDDVFFSHFLGSDPNLNRITIAMELLDMLSSENQQLLSPRGFRMFLDQLLPHFLKIRRADFDVKTLKQTINTLENELHTHHDQHERALETMKFQMKIQHLQLQGFLEVPSARDVLESDAPVEEKPYPVQPQKFLSLKEVIIQANKSVLEEDTRNNVRKKVTFTKTLQLEPSMAENLLLLLKHLMSLANSIARPDRKVQIRINDIHADQPSTSTIITMKGTAVDPTSLERLISTHPVYQELKRTVSFLGWTVDRTMDRGDFCITIQVKSPSSTLP
- a CDS encoding response regulator, producing MIEHKIIIVDDEMIIRHMIEKKLSDQGIEVLQATDGLSGLQLILEHPEVKLIVTDYKMPRMDGFTMLKKAREIRSDFRFILMSGHAQGGDIIDALRLSASDFFIKPFNLGTFSTSIKRNLIEIEQEATQKHLQEQLLQSAKLASIGELATGIAHEINQPLSYISGHVQTLLEDIELEDVTLKEVYALMKEFEKRIGRINSIISHLRFFGREHGSTFSETNLVDVFESCLLLLNEKIRLRSIELKFEHSENLPLIKGNSHQLEQVLINLFQNAIDALEHRNDGRITVQINHHPEKEVIEIRFTDNGSGISPKDLGHIFDPFFTKKPVGKGTGLGLSISFGIIQAHRGTIVCESELNKGTCFIITLPTPTDREQTD